The following proteins come from a genomic window of Chryseobacterium glaciei:
- a CDS encoding FecR family protein, whose product MKDSQKYLEKIWKTVSEEKQEIDSSTDSRIWRGIDGRIQQNNKRKYYWMTAAILVPLFGILFFYKDFYSKETKKDLVTALVLQSNEFSKTFRLSDNSVITLEPYSKLSINKDFGKKYRNVKFQGKGFFSIAKDKSRPFIVNAGGFSVEVLGTKFSVDQKSEEKKVKLFEGKVKIDHNGKLTYLLPNENWSTSPTKSDFHYYAMSMVKNFTFEDTTFEDAITEIENTYGAKITYPKNIAKNEVSGSFSGNLKEILSIINYPFNLKTVFKNENEITLY is encoded by the coding sequence ATGAAAGATTCTCAAAAATATTTGGAAAAAATTTGGAAAACCGTCTCCGAAGAAAAACAGGAAATAGATTCTTCAACCGACTCCAGAATCTGGAGGGGAATAGACGGGAGAATTCAGCAAAATAATAAGCGAAAATATTATTGGATGACGGCGGCTATTTTAGTGCCTCTATTTGGAATCCTGTTTTTTTATAAAGATTTTTATTCAAAAGAAACAAAAAAAGATTTGGTAACAGCATTAGTATTGCAATCCAATGAATTTTCTAAAACGTTCAGATTATCCGATAATAGCGTTATCACTTTGGAACCTTACAGCAAATTATCCATCAATAAAGATTTTGGAAAGAAATACAGAAATGTAAAATTTCAAGGGAAAGGTTTTTTCTCGATTGCAAAGGATAAATCCAGACCTTTCATCGTAAATGCAGGTGGTTTCAGTGTTGAAGTTTTGGGAACAAAATTCTCAGTTGATCAGAAATCAGAAGAAAAAAAGGTAAAACTGTTTGAAGGAAAAGTAAAAATAGATCACAACGGCAAGCTAACCTATCTCCTTCCAAATGAAAACTGGAGCACGTCTCCGACAAAAAGTGATTTTCATTATTATGCAATGAGTATGGTAAAGAATTTCACCTTTGAAGACACCACCTTCGAGGATGCAATAACTGAAATAGAAAATACATACGGAGCCAAAATTACCTATCCGAAAAACATTGCTAAAAATGAAGTATCAGGCTCATTCTCAGGAAATCTAAAAGAAATTCTTTCCATTATAAATTACCCCTTTAACCTAAAAACTGTTTTTAAAAATGAAAATGAAATAACTCTCTATTAA
- a CDS encoding RNA polymerase sigma factor, whose amino-acid sequence MLNLIYTLYWHNTNSLLLPSIETVSCLIMEYFKKIYLDYKHQVYFFVKKFISNMEDVEDVVQEIFVHLWKHSSSLKNPQTLEAIIFKTAQQEVANFYRKNKMIFSFSDESLIKDEADSEKNDAEFKEEQLRKIQNLLEELPERSTTFFYKNKLEKISYSQIAKENNISKTAVEKQVTKVVRYIKANLNLF is encoded by the coding sequence ATGTTAAATTTAATATATACTTTATATTGGCACAACACGAATTCATTACTTTTGCCAAGCATTGAAACCGTGTCGTGCCTTATAATGGAATATTTTAAAAAAATATATTTAGATTACAAACATCAAGTATACTTTTTTGTCAAAAAGTTTATTTCCAATATGGAAGATGTGGAAGACGTTGTACAGGAGATCTTTGTACATCTCTGGAAACATTCTTCCTCTCTTAAAAATCCCCAGACTTTAGAAGCTATTATCTTCAAAACAGCTCAACAGGAAGTTGCTAATTTTTACAGGAAAAATAAAATGATCTTCTCTTTTTCGGATGAAAGTTTGATAAAAGATGAAGCCGATTCAGAAAAAAATGATGCTGAATTTAAAGAAGAACAATTACGAAAAATACAAAACCTTCTGGAAGAACTTCCTGAAAGAAGCACTACTTTTTTCTATAAAAACAAATTAGAGAAAATAAGCTATTCTCAGATTGCGAAAGAAAATAATATCTCAAAAACAGCGGTAGAAAAACAAGTCACTAAAGTTGTCCGATACATCAAGGCGAACTTAAATCTATTTTAA
- a CDS encoding sensor histidine kinase, with protein MKKQQLIWLVFIVLAVVSGIFAFDFYSQNKWINFGLFTIIAIACIILAQLSALSFIQKTEKILLTIQKKDFSLFPKTEENILLDNAVKLYYQSKEEHLSYSSYKLLYEEILNQLEIGLMILSEKNNEWEVFYVNPVFLEILQIPKYNSWELYESKTPNFYKIIEQANYENSQEFFDISINENVKQSFSLRTKKVQNVKNRFCIISLESVQKIIEQKEKHAWNNLMKVISHELLNTLTPVNSLIQNLEYIANQDVVEKEDQQEMKESLTIISSKSKQLLNFVDDYRQVAELPKPVFKTISLTQIVKSALNFLKPEFEKNNITIINSLENQTISADQKMIERCLINLYLNAIYAVEDNAEKIIKTEIKILNNRTVLSVEDNGIGVSNEIKDKIFLPFFTTRISGSGIGLTLSKSIIEAHKGYLNYRPLEKGSLFEIWFLE; from the coding sequence ATGAAAAAACAACAGCTTATTTGGTTAGTTTTTATCGTGCTGGCAGTCGTTAGCGGGATTTTCGCGTTTGATTTTTATTCACAGAATAAGTGGATTAATTTCGGTTTATTTACGATTATTGCTATTGCGTGTATTATTTTAGCCCAACTTTCAGCGTTATCATTTATTCAGAAAACTGAAAAAATATTGTTGACCATTCAGAAAAAAGATTTCTCTCTTTTTCCCAAAACAGAGGAAAATATTTTGTTGGACAATGCAGTAAAACTCTATTACCAAAGTAAAGAAGAACATCTTTCGTACTCTTCCTATAAGCTTCTGTATGAAGAAATTTTGAATCAATTGGAAATTGGACTGATGATTCTTTCCGAGAAAAATAACGAGTGGGAAGTATTTTATGTAAATCCTGTTTTTTTAGAAATTCTGCAAATTCCGAAATACAATTCATGGGAATTATATGAATCCAAGACTCCCAATTTTTATAAGATCATAGAACAGGCGAATTACGAAAATTCTCAGGAATTCTTTGATATTTCGATCAATGAAAATGTAAAACAATCGTTTTCTCTGCGAACAAAAAAAGTACAGAATGTGAAAAACCGTTTCTGTATCATCAGTCTGGAATCTGTTCAAAAGATTATCGAGCAAAAGGAAAAGCATGCATGGAATAATCTGATGAAAGTAATTTCTCATGAACTTCTGAATACGCTGACGCCGGTCAACAGCTTAATTCAGAATCTGGAATACATTGCCAATCAAGATGTTGTTGAAAAAGAAGATCAACAGGAAATGAAGGAAAGCTTAACGATAATTAGTTCAAAATCAAAACAATTATTGAATTTCGTGGACGATTATCGACAAGTTGCGGAATTACCAAAACCTGTTTTCAAAACCATTTCTTTAACTCAAATCGTAAAATCTGCACTTAATTTCTTAAAACCCGAATTTGAAAAAAATAATATTACAATCATCAATTCATTGGAAAATCAGACCATTTCGGCAGATCAAAAAATGATCGAAAGATGCTTAATAAACCTTTATTTAAATGCAATCTACGCTGTTGAAGACAATGCTGAGAAAATCATTAAAACAGAAATCAAAATACTTAATAATAGAACAGTTTTAAGCGTTGAAGACAATGGAATCGGAGTTTCAAATGAAATTAAAGACAAAATCTTTCTTCCGTTTTTCACGACCAGAATCAGTGGTTCGGGAATCGGTTTGACGCTTAGTAAAAGCATTATTGAAGCCCATAAAGGGTATTTAAATTACAGACCCTTGGAAAAAGGAAGTTTATTTGAAATATGGTTCTTGGAATAA
- a CDS encoding sigma-54-dependent transcriptional regulator, whose product MRKKEAHILIVDDDEDILFSARVWLKKFFTEVSCLSQPKNILKFLAEQQIDAVLLDMNFRKGFENGRDGLYWMQEIRTLEPQLPIILMTAYGEVELAVEALKNGASDFILKPWNNEKLFASVNLAVDISRKNKKLNQWENVSIKTNQYQLDTKSSSMQAVMDQITKVAATDANVLLLGENGTGKYVLAEHIHELSERKNQPFVHIDLGSLSENLFEAELFGYKKGAFTDANQDYSGKIENAQNGTVFLDEIGNLPSHLQTKLLSLIQNRKLSRLGESKERLLDIRFIFATNENLKKAVSENRFRKDLYYRINTVELQIPNLRDRVEDIPTLGNYFLEKYKQKYHKTELTLNENLIEELVNYSWPGNIRELDHCIERSLILSNDKNLKLLMPQDEEADNPITNLNIEEMEEILIKKALKKHRGNISLAAEDLGLSRAALYRRMEKFEL is encoded by the coding sequence ATGCGAAAAAAAGAAGCTCATATTTTAATTGTTGATGATGACGAAGATATTTTATTTTCGGCAAGAGTCTGGCTTAAGAAATTTTTCACGGAAGTAAGCTGTCTCAGTCAACCAAAGAATATTTTGAAATTTTTGGCCGAGCAACAAATCGATGCCGTTCTTTTGGACATGAATTTCCGAAAAGGATTTGAAAACGGACGCGACGGATTGTATTGGATGCAGGAAATCAGAACTTTAGAACCTCAACTTCCGATCATTCTGATGACGGCTTATGGTGAAGTTGAATTGGCTGTTGAAGCTCTTAAAAACGGGGCATCAGATTTTATTTTAAAACCCTGGAATAATGAAAAATTATTTGCTTCCGTCAATCTGGCTGTGGATATTTCACGAAAGAATAAAAAACTGAATCAGTGGGAAAATGTAAGTATTAAAACCAATCAATATCAGTTAGATACAAAATCTTCTTCCATGCAGGCCGTGATGGATCAAATTACAAAAGTTGCTGCAACTGATGCTAATGTGCTACTTTTAGGTGAAAATGGAACCGGAAAATATGTTTTAGCCGAACATATTCACGAATTATCGGAAAGAAAAAACCAGCCTTTTGTACACATTGACTTAGGAAGTCTTTCTGAGAATCTTTTCGAAGCGGAATTATTCGGTTACAAAAAAGGTGCTTTTACAGATGCCAATCAAGATTATTCCGGAAAAATTGAAAATGCCCAAAACGGAACTGTTTTCTTGGATGAAATAGGAAATCTTCCGTCTCACCTTCAAACCAAATTGCTAAGTCTTATTCAAAATAGAAAATTATCCAGATTGGGTGAAAGTAAAGAACGATTATTAGACATAAGATTTATTTTCGCGACCAACGAAAATCTGAAAAAAGCGGTATCTGAAAACCGTTTCCGAAAAGATCTTTATTACAGAATAAACACCGTAGAATTGCAGATTCCAAATCTGAGAGACCGAGTGGAAGATATTCCAACGTTGGGAAATTATTTCTTGGAAAAATACAAGCAGAAATATCATAAAACAGAGCTTACTCTTAACGAAAACTTAATTGAGGAACTAGTAAATTATTCCTGGCCGGGAAATATCCGTGAACTGGATCACTGCATTGAAAGAAGCTTAATTCTTTCTAACGATAAAAACCTTAAATTACTAATGCCACAGGATGAAGAAGCTGACAATCCAATCACCAACCTAAATATTGAGGAAATGGAAGAAATTCTCATCAAAAAAGCTTTAAAAAAACACAGAGGAAATATTTCTCTCGCCGCCGAAGATCTCGGATTATCCAGAGCCGCACTTTACAGAAGAATGGAAAAATTTGAATTGTAA
- a CDS encoding efflux RND transporter periplasmic adaptor subunit: MDTKIVKKKSKLKLILIIVASALAVSVFGWYFLNQKKTYNVKLEDIQVDEVTVGRFEDMLMVTAQTQSLNSSLVNVLEGGAVKEIFAEDGQMVTKGQPIARVYNPNTEFNYLNQETGIMQQISQMRSTLLELKNQEFNQDKELLQSQNDYNTALQSFNLQKRLYDAEIGKKTDYDISLQNLNYQKQRKVIVEKGASSEKASRNSQFSAINNSINQMEKSLNILRSNKNNFLIMSPVSGRLSSFNITLGQNLTSGESIGKVDLMGGYKLIAKVDEYYINKLQNGVKGSLESNAKQFGVIITKILPEVKDGQFSVELTFIDAKPENLKIGMTFGVKLKLSADTQSMMIPKGNFYKDTNGKWIFVLKGNKAEKRNISLGRENPLYYEVVSGLKQGEKVISSDYSEIKKYEMLDVQK, encoded by the coding sequence ATGGATACGAAAATAGTAAAAAAGAAGTCTAAATTAAAATTAATATTAATCATCGTTGCTTCTGCGTTGGCAGTTTCGGTTTTTGGTTGGTATTTTCTGAATCAGAAAAAAACGTATAACGTGAAGTTAGAAGACATTCAGGTGGATGAAGTTACGGTGGGAAGATTTGAAGATATGTTGATGGTAACCGCGCAGACACAATCTTTAAATTCATCATTGGTCAACGTTTTGGAAGGTGGTGCTGTAAAAGAAATCTTTGCAGAAGACGGACAAATGGTAACCAAAGGTCAGCCAATCGCACGAGTTTACAACCCGAATACGGAATTCAATTATCTGAATCAAGAAACGGGAATTATGCAGCAGATCAGCCAGATGAGAAGTACGCTTTTGGAACTTAAAAATCAGGAATTCAATCAGGATAAAGAGTTGCTTCAATCTCAGAACGATTATAATACGGCATTGCAGTCTTTCAATCTTCAGAAAAGATTATATGACGCAGAAATCGGAAAGAAAACAGATTACGATATAAGTCTTCAAAACCTAAATTATCAGAAACAGAGAAAAGTAATTGTAGAAAAAGGTGCTTCGAGTGAAAAAGCGTCCAGAAATTCTCAATTCTCAGCGATTAATAATTCTATTAATCAAATGGAAAAAAGTTTAAATATTCTTCGTTCCAACAAAAACAATTTCCTTATTATGTCGCCTGTTTCAGGAAGATTGTCATCGTTCAATATTACGCTTGGGCAGAATCTTACAAGTGGCGAAAGTATTGGAAAAGTAGATTTGATGGGCGGTTACAAACTTATTGCAAAAGTGGATGAATATTACATCAATAAACTTCAAAACGGGGTTAAAGGAAGTCTGGAAAGCAATGCAAAGCAATTCGGAGTTATTATTACAAAAATTCTTCCGGAAGTAAAAGACGGACAGTTTTCTGTAGAACTGACTTTCATTGATGCAAAACCTGAAAACCTGAAAATAGGAATGACCTTCGGAGTAAAATTAAAATTATCTGCCGATACCCAAAGTATGATGATTCCGAAAGGAAATTTCTACAAAGACACCAATGGAAAATGGATCTTTGTCTTAAAAGGTAACAAAGCTGAAAAACGCAACATCAGTCTGGGAAGAGAAAATCCACTGTATTATGAAGTAGTTTCCGGATTGAAACAGGGCGAAAAAGTGATAAGTTCTGATTATTCTGAGATTAAAAAATATGAAATGCTTGATGTTCAGAAATAA
- a CDS encoding ABC transporter ATP-binding protein: MINIQNISKVYKTEDVQTNALNNVSLSIKEGEFVAIMGPSGCGKSTFLNILGLLDSASSGSYKFGETETINLNERKKSDIRKKNIGFIFQNFNLIDELTVYENIELPLIYNGVSPSERKRQVEEIMDKINIAHRAKHYPQQLSGGQQQRAAVARALVTKPKLILADEPTGNLDSSNGNEVMNLLAELHREGSTIAMVTHSSYDAGYASKIVNMKDGEIFSEEHSSQRKDVFEKADAKNFGS, translated from the coding sequence ATGATAAATATTCAAAACATTTCAAAAGTCTATAAAACCGAAGACGTTCAAACCAACGCATTAAACAATGTAAGTCTAAGCATAAAAGAAGGCGAATTTGTAGCAATAATGGGGCCTTCAGGCTGTGGAAAATCAACCTTTCTTAATATTTTGGGGTTGTTGGACAGCGCTTCATCAGGTTCTTATAAGTTTGGAGAAACTGAGACTATTAATTTAAATGAAAGAAAAAAATCTGACATCAGAAAGAAAAATATAGGGTTTATTTTTCAGAATTTTAATTTGATTGATGAATTGACAGTTTATGAAAATATCGAACTTCCATTGATCTACAATGGAGTTTCGCCTTCCGAAAGAAAAAGACAGGTGGAAGAGATCATGGATAAAATTAATATCGCTCACAGAGCAAAGCATTATCCACAACAGCTTTCCGGCGGTCAGCAACAAAGAGCTGCCGTTGCAAGAGCGTTGGTAACGAAACCAAAACTGATTCTTGCCGATGAACCTACAGGAAATCTGGACAGCTCCAACGGAAACGAAGTTATGAATCTCTTGGCAGAGCTACATAGAGAAGGATCTACCATTGCCATGGTAACGCACTCTTCTTACGATGCCGGTTACGCCTCGAAAATTGTGAATATGAAAGATGGAGAGATCTTCTCAGAAGAACATTCTTCCCAGAGAAAAGATGTTTTCGAAAAAGCAGATGCTAAGAATTTTGGATCATAA
- a CDS encoding ABC transporter permease, translating into MINNWLRIAFINYKKNWLSTIINLFGLTIGLTGFMLILMHWNDEESFEKWNPKKDSIYYFQTYSKKDNVYGAAISIPYAENALKRISEVQDYVLMTNTGASYKMTTKVKTAYQENGFPVTESFFNIFPFKLISGSYKNALKNDTDIAISTVTAKNLFGKTDVAGETIKFDNKNYIVTAVYELPKGNSQIKPDFVYKPAEQILNDKEQWGNFNYAGFFLLKKGADPRNFEKKFLDIIMIRAKINSKEGGMTPQQYIDLYGPNDSLLTPIDKIKLHAESTWFGKPDFKSIIILFTLSVLIVILSAINFINLKTAQASQRAKEIGVRKAIGGTKSSLVLQFLMETFLICIASYLLSLALTELLLPSFNKFFDKEIVMNDWHIYFYSFAMVALVTVISGLIPALYLSNFEAIETLKGNFARSKHGVWLRNGILTLQLIISSFFIIGGLIVNQQVKHMMNKDLGFNGKQIFQINFNEYNNGKPWLKYERLKTEMAKIKGVESISFSEAPPGTTNQSSSNMDYMNTSIQARHGSMDYDYLQFIGVKLLKGRWLNPKLSSDTVNSALVNEAFIRKFGWTDEQAMKRDIRPGFDNKPYHIIGIVKDFNIRSLKSEVEPIIFFHYKETEWKRFNVFNIQLKLNEDDIDGTVKRIKNYWKKNEEPGYPFNSYFIDKQFAKTFETYQKQQTLFTILNAMVLMVALLGLFALSSLMIEQKLKDVAIRKTLGASDSILILGLTKQFLWITFTAVVISIPISYYLINEWLKDFAYRIDMPVWPFIFSLIVLLLLTFCVVSIKAYQATKVNLVKYLKYE; encoded by the coding sequence ATGATAAACAATTGGCTAAGAATTGCCTTCATCAATTATAAAAAGAATTGGCTCTCAACCATCATCAATTTGTTTGGATTGACGATTGGGTTAACCGGATTTATGCTCATCCTGATGCATTGGAATGACGAAGAATCCTTCGAAAAATGGAATCCTAAAAAAGACAGTATCTATTATTTCCAGACTTATAGTAAAAAAGATAATGTGTACGGAGCAGCCATTTCGATTCCTTATGCAGAGAATGCTTTGAAACGTATTTCGGAAGTACAGGATTACGTATTAATGACCAACACAGGTGCTTCTTATAAAATGACAACAAAGGTAAAAACTGCTTATCAGGAAAATGGTTTTCCGGTAACCGAAAGTTTCTTTAATATTTTTCCTTTCAAATTAATTTCCGGAAGCTACAAAAATGCACTTAAAAATGATACAGATATTGCAATTTCCACCGTTACTGCCAAAAATCTTTTTGGAAAAACGGATGTAGCTGGCGAAACGATCAAATTCGATAACAAAAATTATATCGTAACTGCCGTTTACGAACTGCCCAAAGGAAATAGCCAGATAAAACCTGATTTTGTTTACAAACCAGCTGAACAAATCCTGAATGACAAAGAACAATGGGGAAACTTTAATTATGCAGGTTTTTTCCTTCTGAAAAAAGGTGCAGACCCGAGAAATTTTGAGAAAAAATTTCTGGATATTATTATGATTCGTGCCAAAATAAATTCCAAAGAAGGTGGAATGACACCACAACAATACATTGATCTATACGGTCCTAACGACTCATTACTTACCCCTATTGATAAAATAAAACTGCACGCTGAGTCAACTTGGTTTGGAAAACCTGACTTCAAATCAATAATCATTCTGTTCACACTTTCAGTATTGATTGTGATTTTATCAGCTATTAATTTTATTAATCTAAAAACAGCTCAGGCTTCTCAAAGAGCAAAAGAAATTGGTGTGAGAAAAGCGATTGGAGGTACAAAATCGAGTCTTGTTCTGCAGTTTTTAATGGAAACTTTTCTTATTTGCATTGCTTCATATCTTCTTTCATTGGCATTAACAGAGCTTCTTCTACCAAGCTTCAACAAGTTTTTTGATAAGGAAATCGTAATGAATGACTGGCACATTTACTTCTATTCATTTGCAATGGTAGCTTTGGTTACTGTTATTTCCGGATTGATTCCAGCTTTATATTTATCAAATTTCGAAGCGATAGAAACTTTGAAAGGAAACTTTGCCAGAAGCAAGCACGGCGTTTGGCTGAGAAACGGGATTTTGACTTTACAATTGATTATTTCATCATTCTTTATCATTGGTGGACTGATTGTTAACCAACAGGTAAAACATATGATGAACAAAGATTTGGGTTTCAATGGAAAGCAGATTTTTCAGATTAACTTTAATGAATATAACAATGGGAAACCGTGGTTGAAATATGAAAGACTGAAAACCGAAATGGCAAAAATTAAAGGTGTAGAAAGTATTTCGTTTTCGGAAGCGCCACCAGGAACTACCAATCAGAGCAGCTCCAATATGGATTATATGAATACCAGTATTCAGGCTCGCCACGGTTCTATGGATTATGATTACCTTCAGTTTATAGGTGTGAAACTTTTAAAAGGACGCTGGCTGAATCCAAAATTATCCTCAGATACTGTTAACAGTGCATTGGTAAATGAAGCTTTTATAAGAAAATTCGGATGGACAGATGAGCAGGCAATGAAAAGAGATATCAGACCAGGATTTGACAATAAGCCTTATCACATTATTGGAATTGTAAAGGATTTCAATATCAGAAGTTTGAAAAGTGAAGTGGAGCCAATCATATTTTTCCATTACAAAGAGACTGAATGGAAAAGATTCAACGTCTTTAATATTCAGCTAAAATTAAATGAAGATGATATCGATGGTACGGTAAAGCGAATCAAAAATTACTGGAAAAAAAATGAAGAGCCTGGTTATCCTTTTAATTCTTATTTCATAGATAAACAGTTTGCCAAAACATTTGAAACCTATCAAAAACAACAGACTCTTTTCACTATCCTTAATGCGATGGTTTTGATGGTTGCATTGCTAGGTTTATTCGCTTTGTCATCATTAATGATCGAACAGAAATTGAAAGACGTTGCCATCAGAAAAACGCTTGGAGCATCAGACAGTATTTTGATTCTTGGGTTAACGAAACAGTTCCTTTGGATTACATTCACTGCCGTTGTTATCAGCATTCCGATCAGTTATTATTTAATTAATGAATGGCTGAAAGACTTTGCTTACAGGATAGATATGCCGGTTTGGCCATTTATTTTCAGCCTTATTGTTTTGCTGTTGCTTACGTTTTGTGTGGTAAGTATCAAAGCGTATCAGGCCACAAAAGTGAATCTTGTAAAATACCTCAAATACGAGTAA
- a CDS encoding TolC family protein has product MKKLFFILIINLFSAQQVWTLDQCLEYAATNHPLIKQATVNIQKNERQISAAKGMLLPSVEAGVNHNYNFGLGINQNNNQREAINTQYDNVYAQANWELMNWRNYLNISLSKINKESSTYKMKQAQNEVKLNVIQMFFKYQNSKSWLDVLETQISGIEDQIKRTEKEVEIGNRPKSDVYDIKANLGTLQEQWVSAKNARDLSKINLLNALAITNDSLDFKMTEETLSDFDFNDPEFIKNLLEKNPAYKTVITEINAAEKNISIARSAYLPTLNGSYNWSSFYSKVLGESADPFSDQFKRNKSQQVSFGLSVPIFNKLQVKNNVEIAKLNVINYNYEKEIVINNLTQSINSIKVQFQNSEEKYTLLKSNFENQKLSFQKSEEKYKEGLMDAYTFFVVRNNWLQANYNLINSKNEVMQQTELLKVLQFDY; this is encoded by the coding sequence ATGAAAAAATTATTCTTCATACTCATCATCAATCTTTTTTCGGCTCAGCAGGTTTGGACGCTCGACCAATGTCTGGAATATGCAGCTACAAATCATCCGTTGATAAAACAGGCTACGGTTAATATTCAGAAAAATGAGCGTCAGATTTCTGCTGCAAAAGGAATGTTGTTGCCATCGGTTGAAGCTGGAGTTAATCATAATTACAATTTCGGATTGGGGATCAATCAGAATAATAACCAAAGAGAAGCTATCAATACACAATACGATAATGTGTACGCACAAGCCAATTGGGAACTGATGAACTGGCGAAATTATCTCAATATTTCTTTATCAAAAATTAATAAAGAGAGTTCAACGTACAAAATGAAACAGGCTCAAAATGAAGTAAAACTGAATGTTATCCAAATGTTTTTCAAATATCAGAACAGCAAAAGCTGGCTGGATGTTTTGGAAACTCAGATCTCAGGAATCGAAGACCAGATTAAACGAACCGAGAAAGAAGTTGAAATAGGAAATCGACCAAAAAGCGATGTGTACGATATTAAAGCAAACCTTGGAACTTTGCAGGAACAGTGGGTTTCTGCAAAGAATGCCAGGGATCTTTCTAAAATAAATTTATTGAATGCGCTGGCCATCACAAACGATTCTTTAGATTTTAAAATGACTGAAGAAACTCTATCAGATTTTGACTTTAATGATCCTGAATTCATTAAAAACTTGCTGGAGAAAAATCCTGCTTACAAAACCGTAATTACAGAAATAAACGCTGCCGAAAAGAATATCAGTATTGCAAGATCTGCCTATTTGCCGACGCTTAATGGTTCTTACAACTGGTCGAGTTTTTACAGCAAGGTTTTGGGTGAATCTGCCGACCCTTTTTCGGATCAGTTTAAAAGAAATAAAAGTCAGCAGGTTTCTTTTGGACTTTCGGTTCCGATATTTAATAAACTGCAAGTGAAAAACAACGTTGAAATTGCAAAACTGAATGTTATTAATTATAATTATGAGAAAGAAATTGTGATTAATAATTTAACTCAAAGTATCAATTCTATCAAAGTACAATTCCAGAATTCTGAGGAAAAATATACTTTATTGAAATCAAATTTTGAAAATCAGAAATTATCTTTCCAAAAATCAGAAGAAAAGTACAAAGAAGGATTAATGGATGCGTATACGTTTTTTGTTGTGAGAAATAACTGGCTTCAGGCAAATTATAATCTGATCAACAGTAAAAATGAAGTGATGCAACAGACAGAATTATTAAAAGTACTTCAGTTTGATTATTGA